The region GAATTATCTACCTGTAACTGTAATTGTCTACCCAGTGTCTgactgggaggtggtaaagctgaggaaatccacttgttggccaagcagcagtaatcaggcgttgctgctcacagtgaggacttgctgcaggtttctattgggagtgatagccCAGGGTttatgctgcttggccagcaggtgcatTTCCTCCGATTTTCCACCCCCCAGTCTGACACTTTGTCCGTCTGAAATGTATAGAATGCCTGGAATACTGAAGAaggaaaatcataaaaaaaaatcatggcaTAGAAGGCTAGGCTGCATTTATGAAAAATGGTATTGTAGGCATGGAACCCATAGATACTTTACAGGTACCTGAAAAACACTTTATTTAAATCCTTTGTTCAGGCAAGTTTTGTGCATTGTATTACTTGGCTGGCTGGGTTTGCAATGCTGACTTACTTGGACTGAACAGCAGGCTATGAGCCGTCCAAACTTTTCCCCTCGCCCAACCATCACATACAGGAGAAGgtagccagggagagggaggagctgggggaGGAGAccagacaggttttttttttgtgagtataGAGCTAACCCTGCTTACCTCCTTCCTGTGCTGCAAAGGAGGGAGCAGAAGGAGGTGGTGGGTGCAGTCAGATAATGGCTCTGTGCAAAGCAAGCAACTCCCACTCTGCTGGCAGCTCTATGCTTTGTGCAcagatctctgggtcatgtgactaaCTTTTCCCAAAGGAATTTCTCTGGAACAGTTACATCAGGTATGAAaaatgtgtgtgtaattgtgcagTTCCCTATTCAACAATACTAAGAGTGAAAAACCTGGGAGGAGGAATAAGGGCTTTAAAAGTAGTATATTTTCAGAAATgtcaataaaattattgaattaaaagaaaaataaaacatgccCTTCAAGAGCTACAAAAATAAAactaattgtatatatatataaaacagaaTAAAGGTTTATCCATTTTTGACCAAATCTAAAAGTTTAGTagttggtgtatatatatatatatatatatatatatatatatatatatatatatatatatatatatatatatatatatacacaccaacTACTAAACTCTTAGATTTGGTCAAAAATGGATAAACCTTTATTCTGTTTTACCTGGAATTTGTCTTTTGCCTAGTACACAtatcaaattttgattggccaattttaccccttccatgtagtatgagcatttacctacacaatctgttcatagtattcaaaatctgttggctctcatactacatggaggtggtaaaattggtcagtgattggccaatcaaaataggaTGTGTATATGCACCTTTAATTGGCCACAAATCAGATGAGTGGTGCGGCGAGGCCTGCAGTCAGAGTGCTTTAGGTTGTAAAGGGTAGAATACTGATGTATAGTTTCAGGAGGAAGACGGCATTAGGTGGCCATTATTTACTGCTCCAAATACAGGGCAGGAGGTTTGGCTGTTTACAGCGCATGTGATTGGATGGTTCACATACCCTTATGACGTTTCACAGACATTTGTGCATTCCTTTACAAATCATCTGAAAACTCAAATATTTTCCATGTAGGACTATTTAGCTGGCGTTATCCTATATGATAAAATCctatgtgtccctgcgtcatcctgtctGTGTCCGTGgtcttttgctactgcgcatgtgcgcagcacagacagaccgttgggacaggaggacggggccagggagccaggcgggcgtgtgCGTGGGCGGATGGGTGTGCGCACGCGGCAGAGGGGTGCGAGCGCATGCGCAATGACTGGCGGTGGTGGTGGCAGTTTGAAGAGACctatagcccgtttttaaatgggcttaggtcacctaATCAGTTAATAATATGTAATCTATGAAtgggcaaacaaaacaaaaagatgtATGTCTGAAGTCCAGGAATGAGCTATGAACCTCTGCTTTATGTGTCCCAACATCCTGCAATAACTATTCAAACATTGAATAAGATTCTTAAGTGGGTCAAAAAGTAAaagacttcagtctctttaaataaagctGAACAAATCAGAAGATTCTCATATCGACTCGGAAAATATACATGAAATGGAATTCTGAAATGGTAAATACTTCTCTTGTATCGGGTGAGAACAAGCTAAGCATCTGGCAGTCAGGCAACTGAGCTCTGAAACCTTCAAATGTTAGGGCTGCTTCACTGCGAAAAACTGCAGTTTCTTCACTGCGTTTTTTCGCCAATTGAAAATCTCATTTCAGGGATGAGAATTACAGCGCAATTGATCatgaaatgctacatgcagctccCATACGATCGATTGCCGGCGATAAGCAATAGCAGTGCAATCACCCCCCCCCAATCGCCCCGCAATGTGAAACAGCCCTATGTGTGCTTACACTCCCTGATCAGTAAAATATACGGTACTTGCATCGCTGATTTGGTCAAGTTCAAAAATACAAGCTTGTCAATGCCACGTTttgcaatataaatataaataatagtCTGTACTCCCTTATTCAGTGTTTATAGATGTTATTAGCACTCTAGTAGAGCTACTGTATGATAATGGTTGCAGAGAGATAACGACTATAAAATTAGTGTGAACAGTTGCAAAATGTTTAATGAAACCACTTCAGCATTTATCAGCATAcacagtttatactgtacatactgaggtTGCCATGCCTGTTTCTTAATAAAGGGGTAAAATAAATAGTGCAAGTATATTGGATCATCAATCAGGGATCTATTGTAAAGCGCacctgaagcaaaataaaaaaaactctcttataacataatgaattgtatgtagagtacagataatgaatagaacattactagcaaagaaattctcatattttcagttataaagctttATTATACCATggtatcatactgtcacagttgcagttttaaaaccacactctataaaacaaagaaataatgaccctgcgaactctcctgcagtaaaaccttatctcaagatgCCTCTCACTATTTATTGGCTGTttatgtgcttcagaaaacaggactgtatttgacccagtgggtcaatagctcagagaagctcttttgcatagataactgaagttttttttaatcttcctgtactggaaaacaatgagactcttttttttgccactaatattctatttcttagctgtactacacatacaattcacaatctcagaagtttattttcacttcaggtctaCCTCAATGTGACCTTGTAGTGAGAAACAtaacctggctatactgctgattctctgccttcaGTACTTTACTGGACTTATCAGGTGCTCTGACGTAGGCTACTtacgctaggtacacaccatacaattttctggcagatttacctgctaaatagattatttccaacatgtccgatctgaatttcgatcaatttctcGATTTCCTGATcatctttttaattgtttttcctATTGGTTTTTGTTCAGTTTCATGAAAATCGATCGaacaaaaaatgattaaaaatgaaaatcaaaaaatcgatcgaatttcagattggacatgttggaaataatcaatctggcagctaaatctgccagaaaattgtatggtgtgtacctagcatagcaTTACCCACTGGAGTGTGGCATTGTACTGCACATCCTAAAAAAATAGGATCCCAGTGCAACAGAGGGGAAACGTTGTATTGTGAGGCATGCAGTACATAAAAAGAATGTTTCACAGTAACTAAAATCGCACACGTCATTTGGTAACGCACATTATGCCTCATATTATTCAAAAGGATTCCGCCACAGTCTGACCCTGGCCCTATGCATGTGTGTCATTCAGACATTACAGaagccaaagacatcagcagggcagccaggcaatttgtattgtttaaaagaaaaaaaatatggcagcctccatatccctctcaatacaggatcactttaaagcatATTAAACACACTTAAAGGACAGGTATGACAAAAACAAGATCtaattacccagggcttcctccagcccctggcagccgatatgtctctTGACGAAGCTCCAGTGTCCCGGGATccccgttgcagatgccgaccgtgCCGCTCACGATTGCGCTCACacggcctggagcattctgcgcctgcgcagaatgcaCCCGGGGAGGTTGGCATCTGGAGTGGAGGGGACCCTGGGACAGAGCTTTGGCGAGAAACATatgagctgccaggggctggaggaagccccaggtaagtcgatcttggtttttttgttttattttggatCTGTCCTTTAAAGTTTACCTTAGACGAATGGgagaaaaagatttttacttacttggggctagtCTGTCAGCTCTCTCGATGTCCTTCCGGTCCGATCCACAGTGATCCAGCAgggttgcaagccacagcgcatgCACTGGTCTGGGCCACGTGCCTCCTTCATAGcactcctgtggccgggagcattaTGCGCAAGTGCAGTTACAGTATTGGCAAAGAAAGAGTCCCAAGAGGGGCCGGCACCCAAAGGGCTGCTGCACAGTACCTGGATTCCTGAAGCTGTCTTGGTGCTCACAGCATAGACATCAACACTGGTAGTTAgaagaaaaaacagcgctgggcactcaaGCTAATGCTTAAGGTTTATTTTCCACAGGTACAAACAGACATTGCAGGCATAGGGAGACTCTCTTTTTTTCTCCCTATGCCTGCAATGTCTGTTTGTACCTGTGGAAAAtaaaccttaaccctcctggcggttaattttttctgccacataggcagaaatccatttttttttttgtttcatgtaaagctaccagggtggtagctacatgaaacaccactagagggcgcatgtgtccctctagtgtgatcgtcgccggcatcaatagcaaacaggggaacgcgtatataacgcgttcccctgtttggcttctcctgccgccatggcgacgattggaatgacgtcatggacgtcagtcgacgtcatggacgtcagacgcctccgatccagcccatagcgctgcctggaactcattggtccgggcaacgCAGGGCTctgacgggggggggggccctcttcagccgctgcgtgcgggcgatcgccgcagagcggcggcgatcaagctgtgtgcgcggctagcaaagtgctagctgcacgcacagcactttaaatggggcaaatcgccccaccagcggcagagatatcctcctgcgcggcatagcccgagctcagctcgggcttaccgccaggaagtttAAGCATTAGCTTGTGTGCCCAGTGCTGTTTTTTCTTCTAACTACCGCAGTTACAGTATTatccaactgcgcatgcgcagaaagctCCTGACTGTAGGAGTGCAATCGGGGTGACGCAACCCCAACCACGCATGCGGAGAAGCCCACGACTGAGGCGAATCATGGATCTTACGGGGCTGCCAGCAGCACAACAGAAGGGACCAGGTGGACATTGAAGGAATAGATAGACTACAGgcagctggaagaagctccaggtaagtaaaaactctccaattcgcctcaggtacactttaagcataagCACACTACACTTTCGAGTTGCCATGAAATGCTTTAGACACATAAACAATATAATACTGAAATGAATTCATATCCTAATAGGACAATAGATACGACATCTTCTCCAGTCGGTGTCAGTGCATCAGACCCGCCGATGCATCCCATCCATCATGCAGTCAGAGTGACGGTAGAAACTTGCATCTCATTAGGAATCGCCGTCCTTCTCTTCTTTACGTGGAAGTAATGTCCATCTATGTGCCAGAACTCAACAGAGAACAGTCCAAATGATATAAACAAGAGCATGGCCACAATCCATTCAACGATCGCAGCTTCTGATGGCCTTTTTACTGCAGCAAAAGCAATCACTGTTGGATTTTGTTAAGAAATGATAATTCAGAAAAGAGGACTGTACTGATGGCAAAGATAACCATTAATGTGCTGGGCAGTAAATACTGtattatttggactataagactcactttttctcccccataagtggggagaaaaagtcactgcgtcttatagtccaaatgcagggagttcctgagttGTGaaagcctgccaatacgaacctccaactcgccgcaatgtcggggactccctgtaatgtgtccatgcagaggaggaaacaaggggacaaatggaggacatggGGAAACAAAGGGTAAAGGAGGACAGGGGTGGACACATGGGAGACTcaggagaacacaagggggacactggaggacacagggagacacaagaggtacaagggggcatgaggtacaaagggggcataatgcaCAAGATGCATCTTCACCATAGAtgccccaggtttagtatatatatatatatttttcccctggtttatgtcctctaaaccttggagcatcttatggtcaggacaggagcgtcttatagtacgAAATATATGGTAAGTCTAGAAATGTTAGGCAAAGAACTGAAATATGCCACTTCCttcaccaaaacaaaaaaaaatgctccaCTGTACTTGGAGTATACTGACTGTATACATGGGTTCTCACTGTAGGACAAGGGagagtttaaagcggacctgaactcctctctgctcttaaagatacgcaacagcataataacctttaaagaaaaacatttctttgctacagctgatactaaccctgcaataaatctaaatGCCTAAATGCTTTGCGTGTCATTGATTTTCCCTTAATTACCACTTCCTCAGTAAACTCACATAAGTCAGGCCCTCCCCCAAATTATACATTATGTAGTTTCCCCTCTAGATTTAGCAGAGCAGTGGCAGCGGAGCGTGATACtttacctgcttccagtggcgtgagAAGTCCTCAGCACTCCCCTTTTCAGTGCAGGCCCATGCCATGCAGCCTATCACCTTGCAGCTCCAGTCTTTACAGGTCATGTGACAAGCATCAGGAGCCGCAAGGTGATAGCCACCACATGTCTACTGAAACTGCATAATTTTATTATTGTACAGTACAGATGATTTACCAAGGCAGGTGCAAAGAAAATTTGAGCCAAATTGGTTTCAGCTGTGAAATGGAACAAAGATTTCGACTTTTTGTTTTGGGCAACTACTCCCcttttgtttccgttttctttgCATTGGTTTTAATAAATCAGCTAAGAATAGGTTTATTCTTCTGCTGAGAAAAGGTGAAAATTaagagggaaaaaatgaaaatagtCATAGTGAGACTTCGAATGATGCCATTTCTTCTCATTAACCATATGTTGACACAGCCTCAGAAGAAGCGCCGCCAGGCGTGAAACAGCTGACAGGCTTTTAGTGCCCGCACCCACTCACAGAGGCTGATCTCCGGACCCCCGATATGTTCATTGCCTCTAACACCACAAACTTTGACATATGGTATGTGGAAAGTTTTTGCAAGCTATCAATAAAGGTTAAACAGCAGCAGTGCCAGTTGCTCTTACtcttctcagaatcagaatcagaatcaactttattctcACTTCATTAACCGCATGTTTTAGCATTTGAAAGGATACTCATTATAATGAGTGCAGTAATAGCAACCGCAAGGATGTAACGAAGTGGTCCAAGCCAGCATCCACCATGCCTTGGCTTCACCTGGAAGGTTAATACCGCTTGCATCCAGAAATAGACGTTACCAATGACGAAGGCCAGAAACGCTCCAACAAGATGTGTTTGCAATTGGTTAGATTGCTGTTTAGAAACAGAGATATGATCAGTAACAAAGCCAATATGTTGTTTGTATACTTGCCAACATTCCCTGGTGGATGCCAAGGGTAGCACTCTATTCTAATTATGTCCCAATTTGCACAATTTGTGTAAAGAGGCGCCCCAGTGTGAATAACATTggattaaaaacaagataaaatcgaaaaaaattaggtggcttacctcaatgatgtgaTCTTTGTATAGACAAGCAGATATTTATTTctcataggcaacgcgtttcatgggtctaagcccgcttcctcaggccaataacagtgccaatcgCAAATAGCCGATCTGTTAACAGGCACTAGTTTTTGAATTTACATAATTACATAATTGATtggccccaatgttcacaccctttcccttgcctacccttggtgaccctcacagccttgggTCTTACaggggccataaaacaagtgtgaccatcataatcttcacacttataacaagcgtagccacaaaaacaccttggggttgattcattaagctgtgctgctaaagcagcgcagcttaatgagaaGAGCATGAGTTATGCGCACGCTATGCATGGTAGTGCAGCAAGGCATGCGCTGCTAACTACCTTGTGTTCCTTGCTAATAATGGCCGCTCCACTGAACTCACCCTGAGCCCtggcgggtccagtggctttaacGGGCGTGAtcctcgcactttgattggcccattaggctgcctgtcaagtggcaggcagcctattgggccaatcaaagtgtgggaatcatgtccattaaagccactggacccaccggggctcagggcgggttgAGTGGAGTGGCTGTTATAAGCAAGGAGGGCAAGTTAGGTCTCCTGTGCGGGGTGATCCCAGGAGGGGTGAAGTATAGCACTTGACTGTCTGTGAATGGTTGCTGGCAATAAACACAGCGGTTGCATTTTTACTGGTGCCCACGTTTTTCTTCCAATGTTTTGCATTGCATCAGTTTTCTGGTCGTGGAGGCACAGTACTTGTTATATGCGAAGCTGCCAAGCTGGATTGTTTGACCAACTGGCCATGAGTGCATGACCTGTTTTTGATCTTTGTTTGTTTCAAGCGGGAGGTAGTTAGCAGCGCATGCTACGCTGCACGACTGCACATAGCGTGCACATAACTcgcgctcctctcattaagctgcgctgcattAGCAGCACAGTTCAATAAATAAACCCACCtattctgaaggatggaccctgtattggaggaagggaaggttagtagttggggctcccTTGTGTTTGCTgggactgctcccctgtagttacacccctgattacAGCCATACAGAATAAAAGAAAGCAGGAAATACAAAACAACAAGGGAGGATGGCTGATGGATATTTCGCTCACCTGAAAATTGCCAACTAAAGAGGTTCCTAAGGCACATAAGAGTCCCATCGCCAGGCTAGCAGAATTTAGGTGAGAGTGGTAGCCATAGTCCCGGATTTGCTGAAACCGTATGGCACAGATCCAGACCACTAAGATAAGAGTTGGAACATGTTAAGGAAGCATGCAAATTATATCTATTTTCTCTACTGTAAATGTATGGTAAATGTGAAATATTTGTTATTCTCTAGCAGAGGTGTGGTGTGTGTAACAGTTCCATTGAGATCAATGAGTCAGATCAATACATCAAGGGAGTCCAGCTtgctgccttaaaggggaacttcagcctaaacaaacatacttctttaagttacattagttatgttaattaaaatagataggtaatataatctcttacccaccctgttttaaaagaacaggcaaaggtttatgatttcatgagggcagacatctttttggttgaaaggaagtgacagggagcatgagacacagttccaactgtcctgtgttctgatccCCTCTCCCAGCTGCTAaacaatgagaacaacaacatcagaaatcccatcaagctttgcacagcatcaaaggaaaaatgcccgggcagtattctttgatggggcggagcgtaGCTTCttagcagctaaaaattaggcttggttatttaaaacaaagctctgatgctgtgaaactgtttaagaaacaccaagccttttcagtgctgctgagtagatcttTAGTCTGGAGGTTAACTTTAACTACACCACCCCATGGCTATAACCATAGATAGGATGTGACTTAGCTGATTGCCACAGGATGCTAGGCCACACCATGCCATTCTGGACATCATGGTAATGAGTTGAATAGTGACAATTACCATTAATGAGAGCTCCGGGGGACAGAAGGATGACTCATTCATTTGTTAGTATGGTTATCCTTTAatccttaagggcccattcacactagaagtgcttttctgagcgctttgtgattgattagcattttaaaaaaatcgccccccattcactttcattaaaatcgcagtgaAAAATCACGTACAAATCGCAAcgatttttacagcgattttaatgaaagtgaatgggagcaatttttaagaggcgctaatcaatcacaaagtgctcagaaaagcacttgtaagtgtgaatgggccgtaACTGTCTTTCTCTTTAAATGTTCCACATATGCCGAGGCGGGCACACTTTTACCAGTA is a window of Hyperolius riggenbachi isolate aHypRig1 chromosome 6, aHypRig1.pri, whole genome shotgun sequence DNA encoding:
- the LOC137522832 gene encoding modulator of macroautophagy TMEM150B-like — encoded protein: MMWAWALLPVLLTIWASAGIWIVYAIAVTNGSVNLAERFPYISACGAYPPQSCIFGQVLNIGALLVVWICAIRFQQIRDYGYHSHLNSASLAMGLLCALGTSLVGNFQQSNQLQTHLVGAFLAFVIGNVYFWMQAVLTFQVKPRHGGCWLGPLRYILAVAITALIIMMIAFAAVKRPSEAAIVEWIVAMLLFISFGLFSVEFWHIDGHYFHVKKRRTAIPNEMQVSTVTLTA